The region tgaaatagaggggtttataggcatgatcaaatacaggatcagagtggttttagaacaagacacttcacacacatgttttgaggagctctgagacttatttaaactggttgaagaggaggaggatatgtgacctttaagacaaaGGGTTTGCAATTTTCTTGTTGTCCATATAAATTAGTTGTAGTTTAACACTTCTCAGAATTTATATCACTAAAGGCCAAGATTATCCCAAAACCCATAAATATCATCTGCTTGGAGTAGGGCCCCAACCGatagtgatgatgcttgttgtaatccatatagtgccctctgctggtgaaagagaactgctagtttaatacaatgagACTCAAATCAAATGCTATTTGGCTGGTGAATAAAAGATCTGAATTAGTAATATCTGcgcatatctgagataaaatgaGCTGATACCAAcagtcactggataagctaatatcggccgatattatcgccTGGCTAATTAACCAGTCAGGATCTAGCTTTGAAGACTCTGTGTGTTCAAAGTGGATATTATGTGAAGGAAGACAGTGACACCTGAACCCTGGAGACAAAGCTGGAATCTGTAATAAAAGCATTGATTTTTAGAATAAGCCTCGCTCACTGGTGGCTCGTCAGCAGGTTCATTTGGAATATGTGGCTCAGACGTGAGTGTTGTGTGCAGCTGTCTTTGCTTTCTGAtaatgtgtatttattatttagtaAAGATTCAGTCTGTTAAATGTCTCAACATTTGTGTCCCAGCTGTGGTACATTGACCAGCTGGGTCAACTGCTCCTCATCAAGTCTGATTTAACACTGaaatttcatttgatttattttcatatccaaaaaacaaacattgaatgAGGAATGGATTCTAGAGTGCCTTCCTGTGTCAGCTAACTTTTCCTCACTTAAGAGCTTCAGTGGTAAAAGAAATCTGTGCTCAAGCCTCAAGTACTCACTCTTGGTGTCAAGCTGTCTCAAACCGGCTTTCTTCCTATCATGGCATCAGTTTAGGCTCTCTGCAGAGCTGGACGCAACATGCAAACAATACCATGTAAAGCTCTCTGCTAGGAAACCGCTTCTTCAGCACCTCGGTGTAGCCCAAATTAATGCAGGTTATATTGGCAAGATTGTAGCACCAACAACAGCTTGAGTAAATAGATTAGTTCAACATGTTACTGCTTTGAATGAGACATAAAGCCAATAAGAATCCTCTCCTGGTTGTCGAGTTGAACTtcagggatacttcacccatttgcattaatctttgtatcattagaaacctggtagtatttttgaatggtcatgcatcccgccctcattttcccctgagatgggaaagctctgtatttcttttttgaaaaggagtggttagagggggtgaaactagttcctcatattttcaacctgCCCATAAGGGGGGCTATGATAAAAGTATATTTCAACTttaaactgatatggatgaaggggattttgaaggtcttgtgctcaaATTGGATTtgtggctatctctacgagccgcAATATAGCAACAAGCAGTTGAGGCTGATTTAGTGGCCaacggtgctgtgcattctgggagttgttgtctttcatccacatgagccaaaaagacactttctgtcttttctcggtcaagaaggcaccaacttcaaaatgtatttcacatttctacatatatgacccaatgtcaatacagattcatgtttcaacgggggAAGTATCCCTTTATGTCAGGCTGGTAGTTTTGAACTTTTTCCACTGCTTCTGGCACTGAATGATTATGAGGCAGGAGTCGTGTCGAGCCGGTCGGTCGCAGAAGAGACATCACATTTGTTTCTGCCGTTGTGTTGGTCTTAGCCTTCACTTCGAAAGGAGAATCTGCTTCTCCTTTTCTGGCTCTTTGAATGATTGAAAAACTCCCTGACCTGTTGATTACATCTGTGAGGCAGAAGACTCTAAAACCAAATTATtccacttttacacacacagacacacacacacacacaccagagccATCTAGTGGAGAGAAATTGGTCGTCCTTTGAAAGCCTCACTCTCAGTGAAGTCTACATTCCTGTATCATGGGTGGTCCGGTCTCCCACAGCTGACGGGACTGACCCCATATGTAACTGCAGAGTAAATAAAGTGGAAGTACCACCAAAGTGACGATTTATAATGTAAATatcaataaacatgtttgttctgGAGAAATATGAAGATCGACTAAATAAGCAAAATGTTCCTCTACGTCCCCAAACATCGACTCTGTGGGATTGACTTCACATCACAGAGACAAACCGAGGAATGTGTTTCCAGAAGTGCTCGGTCATTCAGTTGGGTCTCTGTGTTAGTTTAAGACAGATAAATGAAAGTCAATAAACGTGATGATTTGTCGTCCTTTGGTCAGTGAAACGTGgtcagaaagaaggaaagagagcaAGGGTGGCGTGTTGGTAGAACGTTAACAAAAGTACAACAGCACAACAAACCCTCCTTCCATCATCGCTGTGTTGTTGAGGTTGGAACATAAAGGGTGGAGTCAACGGGTGCTGCTAAGTTAAGTGGGTCTCCCCTgattacacctctgttactacctcagaTGGCAGACAGGGGGTGTCATGTCCTCCATGCATTGCAGATGAGGCGTAACCAGGTGTCAATGTCTCGCCTTCAACAGCCTATTTGTAACCCCTACATGTCTGTGCATGTTACATTTGTTCCACCCTCTGTGTGCACAGATTGAGCCGTCAATGTATCGTCTTCAGAGAGCGCAGCATGAAGAAGTCGGTCCGGCCAGCGGTGAGTAAGGTGAGCGGAGACCGAGGGAAGGCAGAGGCCGCTGCTACCACGGGAAAGTCTGCAGCAAAGACCGGTGCAACGGCACCTCTGTccaaggtagaaaaaaaaactctgattaAAGCcgctttttaaagtttgtttttgacttactttgctgttttttttgtgcgttCAGGTGAAAAGCAATGATGATCTTTTAGCAGCCATGGCCGGAGGGAATCCTGCGTCAAATAATGCTGTCTCCAAGACCAAGAGGACCGCCTCCGTTGGAACCAATGCTAGCAACCTAGACAGCAAGACAAAGACAACATCAGGTATTTCTATTAGGACATATTCCTTACCCAAAAAACAATTCATCTCTTAATGGCACTTTAAAGATTAACTGTTTTCTCTCACCAGGTACTTCATCCAAGCGGACAACAACTTCAGTCTCCAAGGAGCCCAATTCATCTCGAGACCGTCTCCGGACCTCCAGGACCACGGCCAATAAAAAGCAGTTGGTGTCGGGGAGTGTAGCTGGAGATGTGGCCTCAGGAAAACGATCCCGCAATCAAATCCCAGCAGAGTCCGAAGGCCGCATGAGCAAGTCGAAATCAGATGGCCAGATCAGCGATAAGGTGGCTCTGGAGGCCAAAGTGAAAGACCTGTTGGGTCTCGCTAAAAGTAAAGATGTGGAGATCATCCACCTCCGCGGTGAGCTCAGAGACATGAGGGTCCAGCTCGGCTTGGGAGGGAAAAAAGCGACGGCGCAGGAAGGAGCCATGGAGGAAGAGAAGCCCCAGGTGTCAGCCATCACAGCGGCCGACGTGGAGTCCACGCTGATTCTCCTACAGGAGCAGAACCAGGCcatcagagaggagctcaacATGCTGAAGAGCGAGAACAGGATGCTTAAAGACCGGCTCAACGCCCTGGGCTTCTCTCTGGAGCAGAGGCTGGACGCTTCAGACAAACTTTTCAACTATGCCTCCCTGAGCCCGGACCTGGCGGCTGGCAGCGGGCAAAGCGACGGCGGAGGAACGGGCACGCTCACCTCCTCGGTCGAAGGCTCCGCCCCCGGCTCTTTGGAGGATCTGCTCACAGGGCATCAGCACGGAGGCTCGGCCGACAACCTCGACAGTGAATCCAGCGAGGTGTACCAGAGCGTCGTCACCTCCAGCGACGACGCTCTGGACGCCCCCTCTGGAGCCTCATCGTCATCGGAGTCTGAGTGCGCGCCCAGCAGGGACCGCTCGCGGAGGGGCAGCAGCGGCAACGCCAGCGAGGTGTCTGTGGCATGTCTGACGGAGCGAATCCACCAGATGGAGGAGAACCAGCACAGCACCGCCGAGGAGCTCCAGGCCACCTTACAGGAGCTGGCCGACCTGCAGCAGATCACCCAGGAGCTGAACGGAGAGAACGAACGTCTGGGGGAAGAGAAGGTGATCCTCATGGACTCTCTGTGTCAGCAGAGCGACAAGCTGGAGCTGTACGGTCGACAGATTGAATACCTGCGCTGTCTGCTGGAGGAGCATCACATATCGTACGCGCTCGAGGAGGACATAAAGAGCGGGCGCTACTTGGAGCTGGAGCAGCGCTACGCGGACCTGACGGATAACGCCCGCtttgagagagagcagctgctgGGGGTTCAACAACACCTGTCCAACACTCTGAAGATGGCCGAACAGGACAACGCGGAGGCGCAGGAGATGATCGGAGCGCTGAAGGAGAGGAATCACCAGATGGAGCGCATAATGGAGTCTGAGCGGCAGGGCCGGGCGGCCATGGGGGCCGCACTCGAGGAGTACAAGGCAGCGGTGGGCAGCGATCAGGCGGAGCTGAACCGCTGCAGGGCCCAGCTGGACCAGGAGAGGCAGAGGGTGGCCGAGCTGTACTCTCTTCACACCGCGGGGGACAAAAACGACATCTGCCAGCTGCTGGAGGGAGTCCGTCTGGggaaagaagaggcggaggccaAGGCGGCAAagttgcaggaggagctggagcaaGCCCACAGTGAACTCACGCGGCTCCAGGAGACTTTTAGTAAGGTCAGTTCAAACTTGAAAAGAGGGTTTGGGATGACACCCAGTGTACAGTAACTCTCAAAGAATTACAGCatgccactgctgctgctgctttgttttaacATAGGTAAGCTAATTATCTCACTGCCCCTCTTTGTGTCCGAGCAGCTGGACCGGGAATACAGAGACTTCCAGGGGCAGGTGCAGCAGCAGATGGGCGAGCAGGCGCATGCTCTGGAGAAGCAGCGCGACGATCTGCTGGAGAAAGAGACGGAGGTCGCAGACATGAAGGAAACCATCTTTGAGCTGGAGGACGAGGTGGAGCAGCACCGAGCTCTGAAACTCCATGACAACCTCATCATCACAGACCTTGAGAGTAAGTGGACGGACAGCAGTGTAAACTTCAAccctttttcacacacacatttctgtttctggaAAGTTCAAGGCAGACTGCCCCTGATAACTCTATTCTTCCTGATCTTACTGCTCCTCCTGTCTCAGACTCGGTGAAGAAGCTGCAGGACCAGAAGCacgacatggagagagagattaagATCCTTCACCGCAGACTGAGGGTAAGATTAAAGTCCCCTTTCAAATTCTGATATTTTCTGGAGTCGTCTTCCACATGTGTCCCTGGCAGCTGGTGATCGTGTACATGTAGGACACACGCTCACAGCTCAGTTAATGTGAGGAGGTTACCTGTGGCAGAACGGTGCTGTGGCAAGGTGTAGGTGTTTTACAGATTAGATCTCTGAAGCGCTCAGTTAAAAAGggcttcacaaataaaaaatcacaagGAGACAAAGTTTACATACACAGGTCACAATGTCAAACCGGGAAAAGCTAAGATAATGAAAACACAGGAACAAACTATAAGCACAAGAAAGGGTTTGGGGAGTCACATGAAGGCTCGTCTGAACAGGTGAGGTTTTAGATCAGTCCAAAGATTTTGCAGATCTGAGGGTTTGTTGGAGTTGACCAGAGAGTCGGGGctaaaacagtgaaaacacaatcACCTTTTGTTTTATAATTGGAGCGAGGGGATGGTAAGAAGGCCGAGGTTGGATGATCTGAGTGGACGAGGTGGGGGAATATAGAAGAGGGGGTCAGGAATGTAGTCGGGGCGAAGTCATGCAGTGCTTTGTATGTGAGTAACAGGATCTCGTAGTTGATTCTGAATTTTACTGGAAGCCGATGAAGGGAGGGGGAGATGTGGGAGCCATGGCCTGTTGGGGTTAATAATCTTGCAGCTGCCTTTTTATCTGTGAAACGGTTTATTGATGATTGGCTGACGCATGTAGAGAGAGTGAGTTACAGTAAAGGAGAAAGTGAAGGGTAGACCATTGTGTGATTTTTGAGATAATTCTTTGCAGCAGGAAACACTACTGTTCAAGCTCAGTGGTGTTAATGTCAAATGTCATGTGTTGGTCAATGATGATTCTTTAATGTTTGATTGAAGATAATAATCTGTTCACCTGTTGATGTGAAATTACCCAATTTAAAAGTATCTCAGTTTTAGCCTCTGATGTCATGCAGACTTTTTAATTAGGAGGAGGCCGGCAGGAAAGAAGTCTGCAGAGAGTCGGGATGATGAGATCCAGCTGTtggcattcacacatacacacaccaccaGGACAATGTCCAAGTCCTTAAGTGGCTTAAGTGAGAATTGCAATGACAAACAtaaagggctttcacacttgcataTATTATCAGGTGCAGTCCTtatgaaatgatctagatattttcaggagtgcagatgtttAAACGGCTTAAGAAAGAGTCACCATCTGAGTGAGGGATTCTgcatctttcagctcattgttttggtttcttagTCTGAAACTTTACTGTGTGTAGTGCTGCATGGATCAGTTTATCTGCCAGATATGACTGTGTGCAGCTAGTTATAGTTCACAGCTTTAAGTTAAAAGGAGAGGGACTTTTAGACTTGAAATCATTAGTGTGAATGAAAAATGGTGCTAAATAAGAACATCTGGAGATTGACTGTGATCAGTTTGACAGTGTGTCAGATGATGcagcttgttttttgtgttcctAATCCAGTATATCATGTACCTTAACTAATGTTGAagtctttgctgtgtgtgtgtctgtgtgtgtgcaggaggagtCCATGGAGTGGCGTCAGTTCCAGGCTGATCTGCAGACCGCCGTCGTCATTGCTAACGACATCAAGTCAGAAGCTCAGGAGGAGATCGGAGACCTGCGGCGCCGTCTGCAGGAAGCCCTGGAGAAGAACGAGAAGCTGAGCAAGGAGCTGGACGAGGTCAAGACCCGCAAGTAAGGAGCCAGcagtcactctgacatcttcttgtcttgtgtttgtaaacaaactgaatctGGTTGCTTAGTAACGGAGTTTACATTCATCTATCACTGATTTAAGAGGCCTCCAGACACTCTGTGATGAATGACGTCATCGTGTGAATAAACTAACCGCTCTAATGTTTCCCAGGCAGGACGAGGAGAGAGGCCGCGTGTATAACTACATGAACGCAGTGGAGAGGGACCTGGCTGCTCTCCGGCAGGGGATGGGGCTCAGCAGACGATCCTCCACCTCTTCAGAACCCTCCCCGACCGTCAAAACACTCATCAAGAGCTTTGACAGCGCCTCGCAAGGTACCACGCAGCATCACAAGACGCTCCACTGTCCTGcacttctttattattttaaatggtttttTTAAAGCCCTGTGGTCACCTAGCGTTGTTTTCTGAGCTCTCCACTTTAGTACAGCCGCTCCGAGCACTCAAAATGAAAATCATTCACCTTTTAGAAAGGCACTGTTGacatcaccggcgctcttttccaaatgtttaatattccccgtagttttgtcTCCTAAAGGTCgtgtcttgtactcacatcctcctcgctccgtgtctgatcggggaataaacgatctcaaatataaaacatgcagaaaaaagtaacagagcagtgtgggTCATACAGCGggcgttgtcaacagactgttgtcatggagatgtGCACACCAGAGCGCATAGCCAGCGCCTTTCTCCCTGaaaaaagttgtgtgtgtgttcctgttagAAACAGATCTaaactgctctgtttgtgtttgttcctctCCTCACTAAGGTCCGTCTCCCACTGCAACAAATGGCGCCTCTGTGGCTCCAACAGCGCCAGCCGCCCCGCTGCCCCGCACCACCCCGCTCAGCCCCAGTCCCCTGAAGACGCCGCCGGCAGCTGCTGTTTCACCCATCCAGGTACAGGACGTGTGTCATTTCAGAAGTTTTAGTGGTCAGCGTTCAAATCATCACAGAGAGACGGATAGCCTTTCATATCACAGGAGCAGAAGTTAGCCTCTGACTCAGCAGTGCAGCTGACTCCAGTTCACCCTCTAGGATATGCTATCAGGCATTCTCAATGAGGAACAGATGTTTTATAGAGTAATCATTAAGTTTAATTATTTAAGAAGTAAAAGATCAGATCAAAGATGAGTACAGATCATCTCAgggtgtttttaaaggtctattttttgggctttttgggcttttatggagagagaggacagtggatagagtcagaaatcagagagagagagagagtggggagtgacttgcaggaaaggagccacatgtcggatttgaacctgggacaCCCGTCTGGAacactacagcctccgtacatagggcgcgctctaaccactagCCACAGGTGCCACATTCTTTGGGCTTTTTAAcgtatttgattttaaaaattgtGGAGTGGATAAACTTTTGAGGAGTTTTAGAGAAACTCGACTTTGGGAACGTGACTCCAATTTGTGTTGACCCCGTCTTTGAGAAACCATGTCACGTTCAGGTTATAAATTGactaatttctttttttttaaacaatattgtcatatttattttaacatcttttttttctttagacaaaaacaacaacttataGAGCTTTCAAGtcactttatttaatttttttacgtcatgtctgaCCTCGGTGTTATTTTTGCTGTTTCAGAGACACTCCATCAGCGGGTCTATGTCAGCAGCCAAGCCGCTCTCCTCTCTGAGTGACAAGAGGCCGAGCTACACGGACATCACCATGCCAGGTGAGGCAGCCGTCACTGTCAACATGCTGTACATTCACTCCAGACCTTTGTCATCATATAAGCAGCTTTACACCTGTAAAGTGGATCAGAAAGGGTCAAACAGAGGACACTGTAACCATCATACAGTCCTGAATAGACCACCCTCCCTTTCTCATGAGAAGTAACGCCACAGTTTTTCCCAGCAGGTTCAATGTTTGTTGACTTCATGTCTAGTTAATCTAAACCCCGGAGTGGATTATAAGAGGGGAATAACGAGCCGTCACATAAAGCACCATATTCCTCCCTTCACTCTCACCAGCAGCGGCTTTAAGGGTTTCCTGTGAACGTGCAGGCCATAGCCTCCGATGTCCCCACTCAGTTCTCATTTCACTCTTGACTGACCCTGTTACTGCTCACTTCAGAGGAAGTCCCTTATGAAAACACTTGCTGTATGTTTACTGTCTCCACAGCTGAGCACCTTCTCAGGGGGTCCTCGAGCGGCAGGCCATCATCTGCCCTCCAACGGGTCTCCAACATGGACTCCACCAAGACGATCTCAGGTTAGAGATGCTGCTCCTGTTACAGAAACGGCTCCAAAAGTAATCGAGTCCGAAGTTTTAATGAGACATCTATATTTGTCCCCGAGCAGTGTCCCGCCGGAGCAGCGAGGAGATCAAGAGGGACATGTCCGCTGCAGACGGGACGTCCTCAACCTCATTAATGGCCTTGAGCGCcgcctcctcccctctctccttgtcctcctcctcccccacagCTTCCGTCACCCCCACAGCACGCAGTCGCATAAGGTACCACTCTTAATGTTGTACTGAATAAAAGTagtgtgttgttcttttttgtctttaatccagcaaacacacactgttgtaAAGAGGAGCCGGTAACCGCTCTCCtggctcactctctctctctctttttgtgtgtctcacagagaagagaggaaggaccCGCTGTCGGCGCTGGCCAGAGAGTACGGCGGCTCTAAGAGAAATGCTTTGCTAAAGTGGTGCCAGAAGAAGACTGAGGGTTATCaggtatgtgtgaacacaaacagacacattcttcactcagacttcacccggagtttctcctccagcctcctcatattcattctgcagaaagtcagagtgagctgatgtgagaacacagcagagtcagtcctTCTGAAATGATctgagtgcagatgtgaaatcGGCTTTAGCAGAGCTGTTGTATAGAGAGGCAGGCAAAGAATGTAAAAACGGGCTCCAGTGGAAAAGATGCCAACCACACGTCTGATTAAAGAtgtatacatttaaaggtagaatgtgcgactttttgatccagtagatgtcccccttgagctccagcatgaaaccaaaacaaactgctgtttggccacgcctcctccatactgaagcctctgctctcctccagagacacacctccaacccctctccactcacgttcacacaaaggagttatcagttagaatgcaccataattaaacaaaattaagcacaagcagcagactaaattgtcctttgctcgagctgcaatcacccgTGGTCTGTattgttgttagcatgctaatgttagcgctctttagttagcttgtagcttcacattgcacataatttgacacagaatgagcgtgatctaaaaactcttactaacatctaaataatcagtgagtatgttcttcttcttctctctagttcttgactaaaacagcttttatacaaaaggggaggagccggccgtcccgtccatgtaaacacagctctgacaacaacacagccagcaggactcgagcttctcactcattgtagacagtcatgactcagacacacatttacacaggatacacTGGATTTATAagatatttatgtggaacatgttgcacattcttcctttaatttaaattttctctttctgtttcagtcCAGTGTGACggtgttgtggttgtggttgcgTATAGTCTTTGGGTCTCTCAAATATTAAGAACTAGAGTCTGAGTATGCTCACAGATAAACATCGGAGCTTCAACCTGTAAATGAGGGAGCTTTAGAGACCATCAACAGGTGGTGGAGACTCACCTGCAAACTGAGGTGATGTTTACCCCTATTGTCTGATGTAGGTTGCGGTTACCATGGCGCCTCAGATCTTCACCAGGAAGTGGGCAACATTTAACACATCCTGTGTTATCTAGCAgacagaaacactgactgaatcATGTCATTCTGTCTTCCCGTCTcgtttacacacacatcacagattTACTGCCGCTGCAAAGGTCACGCTGGTCACAGTGGAAACGATGATACATGTGATATGTAATGTTGATGCTTCACATAAAAGTCCCACAACCGTCATCACTCCCGGTGGTTGAAGTGTTTCCATGATGACCGGGTCTGTACATTGTTGAATGTGTCGTCGTAACGCAGGCCGGTGGTGGGGAGTGACATTAATGACCAGGGATGAAATGTCGTCCCCTCAGGTACAGATAAGGCCAGATGTCTCATCCTGGACTGaagtgacctctgacctttatcTTTCAGAACATTGACATCACAAACTTCAGCAGCAGCTGGAACGATGGTCTGGCCTTCTGTGCTGTGCTCCACACCTACCTGCCCGCACACATCCCCTACCAAGAGCTCGGCAGCCAGGACAAGGCAAGTACTGCTCCTCCGAGAGCGCCACGAGCCTCGAGCTATCACCACTGTACGATGAGCTGACGTGCTGTAGTGTGACACCTCTGTGTACTCTTCTTTTCTCAGAGGAGAAACTTCACCTTGGCTTTCCAGGCGGCCGAAAGTGTGGGCATCAAATGCACTTTGGTAAGCTTTCTTCCACTATGACTTTATGTAAAGAAAGATGAGCAGGGGCGCTAGGTAGCTTAGCATTTGtggcgcgcgccccatgtacataCACTACAGGCAGCTATCGTCACGGCGGCCGCGGCCTACCTCTACattgtgtgtgcttccactggctctgctgctgctaccacagagcaggaagtcagacactgtTGAG is a window of Labrus mixtus chromosome 5, fLabMix1.1, whole genome shotgun sequence DNA encoding:
- the specc1la gene encoding cytospin-A — protein: MKKSVRPAVSKVSGDRGKAEAAATTGKSAAKTGATAPLSKVKSNDDLLAAMAGGNPASNNAVSKTKRTASVGTNASNLDSKTKTTSGTSSKRTTTSVSKEPNSSRDRLRTSRTTANKKQLVSGSVAGDVASGKRSRNQIPAESEGRMSKSKSDGQISDKVALEAKVKDLLGLAKSKDVEIIHLRGELRDMRVQLGLGGKKATAQEGAMEEEKPQVSAITAADVESTLILLQEQNQAIREELNMLKSENRMLKDRLNALGFSLEQRLDASDKLFNYASLSPDLAAGSGQSDGGGTGTLTSSVEGSAPGSLEDLLTGHQHGGSADNLDSESSEVYQSVVTSSDDALDAPSGASSSSESECAPSRDRSRRGSSGNASEVSVACLTERIHQMEENQHSTAEELQATLQELADLQQITQELNGENERLGEEKVILMDSLCQQSDKLELYGRQIEYLRCLLEEHHISYALEEDIKSGRYLELEQRYADLTDNARFEREQLLGVQQHLSNTLKMAEQDNAEAQEMIGALKERNHQMERIMESERQGRAAMGAALEEYKAAVGSDQAELNRCRAQLDQERQRVAELYSLHTAGDKNDICQLLEGVRLGKEEAEAKAAKLQEELEQAHSELTRLQETFSKLDREYRDFQGQVQQQMGEQAHALEKQRDDLLEKETEVADMKETIFELEDEVEQHRALKLHDNLIITDLENSVKKLQDQKHDMEREIKILHRRLREESMEWRQFQADLQTAVVIANDIKSEAQEEIGDLRRRLQEALEKNEKLSKELDEVKTRKQDEERGRVYNYMNAVERDLAALRQGMGLSRRSSTSSEPSPTVKTLIKSFDSASQGPSPTATNGASVAPTAPAAPLPRTTPLSPSPLKTPPAAAVSPIQRHSISGSMSAAKPLSSLSDKRPSYTDITMPAEHLLRGSSSGRPSSALQRVSNMDSTKTISVSRRSSEEIKRDMSAADGTSSTSLMALSAASSPLSLSSSSPTASVTPTARSRIREERKDPLSALAREYGGSKRNALLKWCQKKTEGYQNIDITNFSSSWNDGLAFCAVLHTYLPAHIPYQELGSQDKRRNFTLAFQAAESVGIKCTLDLNEMVHTERPDWQSVMTYVTAIYKYFET